The genomic DNA CATATGTTAGACCTTTTAGCTATCAACCAAGAGAAAGAGCGGGAAGAAACTGCACGACATTGAGAAGTAACAGCCCAATATCGGGCAATGAAGCTCAAACTTCTCATGGAAGCCAATGAAATTTCAGCCAAAAGGCTTTCAATGGAGTCTTCCTCCGAGACAAAATCTCACCATCATAATCTGACTCTTAAGACGGGAGAAGGTGGACCGAGCAACCTGCGAAGAAGTACCTTACGTACAAGAGGAGGGTCTTCTGCTTCACAATGTCGAAAAGGGGGAAAATTATAAAAAATGTGACATTTCAAGGGTCGAGGGTATTATGCTTAATATTAGTATTGTATTTTTTCCCAACTGACTTGTATACCTGTTCCTTCAACTGAATGGCCAGTGTCTTATCCTGAATTTATAGAAAAATATATCTGTTGTAGCTGCTCTGTTTTCTGCCATTTTATTATATCATACCTAGTATTTATCTGTTTAGGTAAACCCAAGGTAACACAAAAAGGTTGAGTATTACTAAATGTGAGGACAAGATAAGAAAGGACATGCAGGGATGACAACAAGAAAACcgtaatatttaaagggaacctgtaatgtaatttttttctATATTAAACCGCCCCTAATTTGTTTTAAATTATACATTgtttaaaaaaggtttaaaaaaaacaaaatccatTAATTTATcttaaaaaagactttatatgcttaggtgaatgaaGTATGAAGTacataccttaggtttcagtcatatgGGCGGTGCTTTTCCTaggttcagtcactgtcactcaagttcaggcacgATTTTTCTTTGAACTTGCTCACGCCCCACCACCAATTCTcctctgctgagctctgcccattatggtcacatggttgtgacatcaccacaggtctttACCACCACTTGTCATCTGCTGATCACCATAGGTCCTTCACCAGCACTTGTCTGCTGAGCTCTACAAATTATGGTCACATTatcgtgacatcaccacaggtcttcaccaccacttctcctctgctgatcaccgtcgtgagacaggttagttttaccctactgatgatgtgttgtcgcaatagcaatcctgctcagtacgagaggaaccgcaggttcagacatttggtgcgtgtgcttggctgaggagccaatggggcgaagctaccatctgttggattatgactgaacgcctccaagtcagaatcccccctaaacgGGACGTCACCTATAGGTCCTTCACCAACACTTCTCTGTTGAGCTCTGCCCATTATAGTCACATAGTCGTAACATCACCACAggtcttcaccaccacttctcctctgctgagaACCATAGGTCCTTCACcaacacttctctgctgagctctaccCATTATGGTTAGatggtcgtgacatcaccacaggtcttcACCACCACGTCTCCTATcctcagcagaggagaagtggtggtaAAGGACATGTGGTGATGTCACGACACGACCATGTCACTGTAATAGGTGGAGACCAGCAGAAAAATGGTGGTGAAAGACGTCGTAATGTCACGACCAAGTGACTGAATTGGTGGAGCTCAGCacagaagtgatgttgaaggacctgtggtgtaatcaatttcAATTCTGGGAGCGTGACTAAGTTAGaaaaaagaatcatgcctgaacttgagtgacagtgacagggcatttttttgtttttgcaatttttacaaTGCCCTTGAGGACTTTTTTAGATTCACTTCCTCTCATTTTCAGTAGTTTCATTACCAACAGAGCCAgggttacaatgacaggtaacacctctgtatacaggtgataacacaggatccaccaatcacaataggcgatgtcacagctgaccctgcttcCTCCCCCTTTACAATGACCTtttcacacgctcattagatgcttcaatgcaGGGGATTGGGTTAGAGtctgttcattgtggctaatgtatGTGTGTTTTTTCCTGTAACAAGAGGAAGTTTGAGTCTGAAAAAGCCCCAGTGgttagtgtgaaaattgcaagatttggaTTAGATTTAGATtagattgtgtaaaaaaaaaaaatggcgaaaatAAAAAACAATAGCAATAACTTTCACTTAAGCAAATTGTGAGATAAAACTAGCACTCATTGTTTTGCTGACATCCAAAATCCAAAattgatttaggctatgtgcgcatgttgcggtttttcatgcgtttacgcagcattttaaactgcagAGTAAATGcacgcgttctgcgtccccagcaaagtcaatgagaatttagcaaattccgtgcgcacgttgcgttttaaactgcagcgttttcCATCCCAAATTTTTTtccaaaatcgatgcgttctaaaaagcaacatgttacttttttttgtgcgttttggatgcttttcccattctgtctatggcagagcatgcatccagaacgcatccagaacgcatccattctgcatccattctgcagcgttttggctgtgttttgaaacgcacatgcattgACAAAACAATGCAGAATATTTTTTaaaggcagaacgcaacgtgcgcacataaccttaatgTGTCGGTCCAAAGGATGGACCTTCTTTAGACGGTGTGTGGCATACATGTAATATAAGGTAAGATGAGTTATTGGTCGACGAGTCTAAATTGTTTGGTCAATACTCTGTGTAATCATGACATTTATAGTGTCGAAACCGTGCATAACATTTTTAACTTGTTTTTTGTACTTTTGTCCTAACAGAACCCCTCTCGCCCGACGGACGTGAGTCACTATGCAACCATAAAGAAAGTAGAAGAGATAAGTCCAGTCGTACCCATCAAAAATTAAGGTGCCGCAAGTCCAGCAAACAAAAAACCACAGAGATACATTCAAGTAAAGAATCCACTTGCTGTAAGAAAACAGGTGAAGTCTTAGAGAACACGAGTTCTCCAGAAAACGAAGAAGAAAGTCAAATAGAAGACATTAAAGAAAGGAACATCGGCAAACCACGTCTTCGTAGATCAACTATCGAGTCGAAATATAAGAGTGAAAATAGTAACAAAGATTCCAAGGAGATCTCTAAATTTACTATCCCTTACACCCCCTACAAGGTGCAGAAAACCTATGTATGTACCGAATGTGGGAGAAGCTGTATCTCAAGTTCTCACCTCGTTATACATCAGAGGTCCCATACTGGAGAACGACCTTACTCCTGTAACGACTGCGGAAAAAGTTTTGCCCGAAAGTCTTCTCTGGTCATCCACGAAAGGATTCACACAGGAGAACGTCCATACAAGTGTACACATTGTCGGAAGAGTTTTACTAGCAGTGCCACTCTCTCCACCCACATACGAATCCACACCGgagagagaccttatgtctgttgggaATGCGGGAAAAGTTTTACCAGTAACTCTTCTCTGTTTATACATAACAGGACGCATA from Anomaloglossus baeobatrachus isolate aAnoBae1 chromosome 12, aAnoBae1.hap1, whole genome shotgun sequence includes the following:
- the LOC142257525 gene encoding uncharacterized protein LOC142257525, with amino-acid sequence MRRLNRGRDIIMDQDGTPECKTEDQASVPVDGAESDPITKPLSPDGRESLCNHKESRRDKSSRTHQKLRCRKSSKQKTTEIHSSKESTCCKKTGEVLENTSSPENEEESQIEDIKERNIGKPRLRRSTIESKYKSENSNKDSKEISKFTIPYTPYKVQKTYVCTECGRSCISSSHLVIHQRSHTGERPYSCNDCGKSFARKSSLVIHERIHTGERPYKCTHCRKSFTSSATLSTHIRIHTGERPYVCWECGKSFTSNSSLFIHNRTHTGEKPYICVECGKTFSCTSALVIHKRSHTGEKPFTCEECGKCFADNSRLVKHKAAHTGDWAFVCTVCGKGFTCYSNLNVHQRSHTGERPYACNKCDKRFALNRDLVRHQTTHTGERPYACSECGKCFTRKAHLTTHVKIHLRVKTVKVAE